One segment of Mycobacterium spongiae DNA contains the following:
- a CDS encoding oxidoreductase — MTEWTAANLPSFTERTVIVTGANSGLGAVTARELARREATVIVAVRNTAKGEAAAQQMRGATTGPVLVRELDLQDLSSVRRFAEQVDSVDVLINNAGIMATPYALTADGFEGQIGTNHLGHFALTNLLLPKLTERVVTVSSMLHRMGSISLGDLNWKSRQYRPWLAYGQSKLANLLFTSELQRRLEAAGSPVRALAAHPGYSHTNLQGHSGHKFRDALVSAGTRVVSTDADFGARQTLYAASMDLPGNTFVGPKFGFVGRTQPVGRSKQAQSAHTAAALWEQSEQLTGTKFPL; from the coding sequence ATGACCGAATGGACAGCCGCCAACTTGCCGTCGTTCACCGAGCGCACGGTGATCGTGACCGGCGCCAACAGCGGCCTCGGCGCCGTGACTGCCCGCGAGTTGGCCCGCCGGGAGGCGACAGTCATCGTGGCGGTGCGCAACACCGCCAAGGGTGAGGCCGCCGCGCAACAGATGCGCGGTGCCACAACTGGCCCGGTCCTGGTACGTGAACTCGACCTGCAGGATCTGTCCTCGGTGCGGCGGTTCGCCGAACAGGTGGACAGCGTCGACGTCCTGATCAACAACGCCGGCATCATGGCGACGCCGTACGCGTTGACTGCCGACGGTTTTGAGGGCCAAATCGGCACCAACCACCTTGGTCATTTCGCGCTGACCAACCTGTTGCTGCCGAAGCTCACCGAACGGGTGGTGACGGTGTCCTCGATGTTGCACCGGATGGGCAGCATCAGTCTTGGCGACCTGAACTGGAAGTCCCGGCAATACCGGCCGTGGCTAGCCTACGGTCAGTCCAAGCTCGCCAATCTGTTGTTCACGAGCGAGCTGCAGCGACGTCTCGAGGCCGCGGGTTCGCCGGTGCGGGCGCTGGCGGCTCACCCCGGATACTCGCACACGAACTTGCAAGGGCACTCCGGGCACAAGTTCCGCGACGCACTCGTGTCGGCAGGCACCCGGGTGGTGTCCACCGACGCCGATTTCGGCGCCCGACAAACCTTGTATGCGGCGTCGATGGATTTGCCGGGGAACACGTTCGTCGGCCCCAAGTTCGGTTTTGTCGGCCGCACCCAACCGGTTGGCCGCAGCAAACAGGCGCAAAGCGCCCACACTGCCGCCGCGCTCTGGGAACAGTCAGAGCAGCTCACAGGTACCAAATTTCCCCTCTGA
- a CDS encoding 50S ribosomal protein L25/general stress protein Ctc, whose translation MAKSSGSSVANELTVTTRTKTGKGASRRARRDGKIPAVLYGHGADPQHLELPAHDYAAVLRHSGTNAVLTLDIGGKEQLALTKALDIHPIRHTIQHADLLVVRRGEKVVVEVSVVVEGEAGPDTLVTQDASAIEIEAEALSIPEQLTISIEGAEPGTQVTAGQIALPAGVTLASDPDLLVVNVVNAPTAEELEGEAEAEGEEAAEGEGAAAGDAGAADESE comes from the coding sequence ATGGCTAAGTCTTCAGGGTCTTCGGTGGCCAACGAATTGACGGTCACCACGCGTACCAAGACCGGCAAAGGCGCCTCGCGGCGCGCCCGGCGCGATGGCAAGATTCCGGCGGTCCTCTACGGTCACGGCGCCGATCCGCAGCATCTTGAGTTGCCCGCACATGACTACGCGGCCGTGCTGCGGCACTCCGGCACGAACGCGGTGCTGACCCTCGACATCGGCGGCAAGGAGCAGCTGGCGTTGACCAAGGCGCTTGATATCCACCCAATCCGCCACACCATCCAGCACGCCGACCTGCTGGTCGTGCGGCGCGGCGAGAAGGTCGTCGTCGAGGTCAGCGTGGTCGTCGAGGGCGAGGCCGGGCCCGACACTCTGGTCACTCAGGACGCCAGCGCTATCGAGATCGAGGCTGAGGCGTTGTCGATCCCCGAGCAACTGACCATATCCATCGAGGGTGCCGAGCCAGGCACCCAGGTCACCGCCGGGCAGATCGCGTTGCCGGCTGGCGTGACCCTCGCTTCCGACCCCGACTTGCTGGTGGTCAACGTGGTGAACGCACCGACCGCGGAAGAACTCGAGGGCGAGGCCGAAGCCGAGGGCGAGGAAGCTGCCGAGGGAGAGGGCGCAGCGGCCGGCGATGCCGGCGCCGCAGACGAGTCCGAGTAG
- a CDS encoding glutaredoxin domain-containing protein, protein MSRAGYVDGVEVLWRPGCPFCVKLRHGLRRRGIPTTEIDIWKDPGAAERVRAVTGGDETVPTVFVGGVALVNPSVREVAAAVAREFPDRASEMLSSRRDRGRPRWWSRVIRAVQGGETA, encoded by the coding sequence ATGAGTCGTGCCGGCTATGTCGATGGGGTCGAGGTGTTGTGGCGGCCGGGATGTCCGTTCTGTGTGAAGCTGCGTCATGGGCTGCGTCGACGCGGCATCCCAACGACCGAGATCGACATCTGGAAGGACCCGGGTGCCGCCGAGCGTGTCCGCGCGGTCACCGGTGGTGACGAAACCGTTCCGACGGTGTTCGTCGGCGGCGTGGCCCTGGTCAATCCGAGTGTGCGCGAGGTCGCTGCCGCGGTGGCACGTGAGTTCCCCGACCGCGCTAGCGAGATGCTCTCGAGTCGACGTGACCGCGGGCGGCCGCGCTGGTGGTCACGGGTGATCCGCGCCGTGCAGGGCGGTGAGACCGCCTGA
- the pth gene encoding aminoacyl-tRNA hydrolase, translating to MAEPAPTTRRWPHLVVGLGNPGENYSRTRHNLGFMVADLLAARLGSKFKAHKRSGAEVVAGRLAGHPVVLAKPRCYMNESGRQLGPLAKFYSVPPADIIVIHDELDLEFGRIRLKLGGGEGGHNGLRSVAASLGTKDFQRVRIGIGRPPGRKDPAKFVLENFTAAERPEVATICEEAADAAELLVDVGLEPAQNRVHAW from the coding sequence GTGGCCGAACCCGCCCCCACAACCAGGCGGTGGCCTCATCTGGTGGTCGGCCTGGGCAACCCGGGAGAAAACTACTCCCGGACCCGGCACAACCTCGGATTCATGGTTGCCGACCTTCTCGCCGCCCGGCTGGGCTCGAAATTCAAGGCGCACAAGCGTTCCGGCGCCGAAGTCGTCGCGGGCCGGCTCGCCGGACATCCGGTGGTATTGGCCAAGCCACGCTGCTACATGAACGAGTCAGGTCGCCAGTTGGGACCGCTGGCGAAGTTCTACTCGGTGCCCCCCGCCGACATCATCGTTATCCACGACGAGCTCGATCTCGAGTTCGGTCGCATCCGGCTCAAGCTGGGCGGCGGCGAGGGCGGCCACAACGGGTTGCGTTCAGTGGCGGCTTCGCTGGGTACCAAAGACTTTCAGCGGGTACGCATCGGGATCGGCCGGCCGCCTGGACGCAAAGATCCCGCGAAATTCGTGTTGGAGAACTTCACCGCCGCGGAGCGACCCGAGGTCGCCACGATCTGCGAGGAGGCTGCCGACGCCGCCGAATTGCTCGTCGACGTGGGACTCGAGCCAGCGCAAAACCGCGTCCACGCCTGGTAG
- a CDS encoding DUF302 domain-containing protein has translation MSFASRPVVARLVAGAAVVAFLVAGCTGGSDGGTGQSTSAAAAGDAESAHAPRAVSTTFISYASGQNFEATVDALHKAAADNGMMIVGDVNQDAELAATGLQLPGAHSFFVGNPKIGKTFFESTQAIGAVIPVRVSVWVDGDGPAHISYFDPAPEFAAVDPDLGDGGQQVSQAIRTIAEAAAGGGGPTTTTAVETTFITVDAVGSFEATIGSLHDAAAEHGMTILGDVNQETRLEAIGLQSQRAHSFFVGDPQMGTTLFGATQAIAAVVPGRVHVWSDGRSPAHISYFDPAPMFTAVDPALSDAGRQLSQEVHAIAEAAAKQ, from the coding sequence ATGTCGTTCGCATCACGCCCGGTAGTCGCCCGGCTCGTCGCCGGCGCGGCGGTCGTCGCTTTCCTGGTGGCTGGCTGCACCGGCGGAAGTGACGGTGGCACCGGGCAATCAACGAGTGCAGCGGCGGCCGGCGATGCTGAATCGGCACATGCGCCGCGGGCCGTTTCGACGACGTTCATCAGCTACGCCTCCGGCCAAAATTTCGAGGCGACGGTGGATGCGTTGCACAAGGCGGCCGCCGACAACGGGATGATGATCGTCGGCGATGTCAATCAGGACGCCGAGCTGGCGGCTACCGGACTGCAATTGCCCGGTGCGCACAGTTTCTTTGTGGGCAATCCGAAGATCGGCAAGACATTCTTCGAGTCCACGCAGGCGATCGGCGCGGTGATTCCGGTGCGGGTCAGCGTCTGGGTGGACGGCGATGGTCCAGCGCACATCAGCTACTTTGATCCAGCGCCGGAGTTCGCGGCCGTCGATCCGGATCTTGGCGATGGCGGACAACAGGTATCGCAAGCGATCCGCACGATTGCCGAAGCCGCGGCGGGCGGCGGCGGCCCAACGACAACAACCGCGGTCGAGACGACGTTCATCACGGTCGATGCGGTGGGTTCGTTCGAAGCAACGATTGGTTCGCTGCATGATGCGGCCGCCGAGCACGGGATGACCATCCTCGGCGACGTGAACCAGGAAACTCGCCTGGAGGCGATCGGGCTGCAATCGCAGCGTGCGCACAGTTTCTTTGTCGGTGATCCGCAGATGGGCACGACGCTTTTTGGCGCCACTCAAGCGATCGCCGCGGTGGTTCCCGGGCGGGTGCACGTGTGGTCTGACGGCCGCAGCCCCGCGCACATCAGCTACTTCGATCCCGCGCCGATGTTCACCGCGGTCGATCCCGCGCTGAGCGATGCCGGACGGCAGCTATCGCAAGAAGTCCACGCAATCGCCGAAGCCGCGGCGAAACAGTAG
- a CDS encoding LpqN/LpqT family lipoprotein, whose translation MTHPARSRVAQQFAACAAVAALAIPTAACAPKSPDFQSILTTTSTTSVAPTTTEKPEPIWSYLASVGVAGKQVEPSELTDLSVSLPTPPGWSTYTNENITPETAMISKGDDYPTAMLMVFMLRGEFDIAEAIKHGNADAQLSKNFNQLDASTADFNGFPSAMVEGSYDLAGKRLHSFNRIVIATSAPPANQRYLIQLTVTSLATEAYSQSDDIEAIIAGFSVSANH comes from the coding sequence GTGACCCACCCAGCACGCAGCCGGGTCGCGCAGCAGTTCGCCGCTTGTGCCGCGGTAGCCGCACTGGCGATTCCGACAGCCGCGTGCGCACCGAAATCCCCGGATTTCCAGTCGATCTTGACCACGACTTCGACGACGAGCGTCGCCCCGACGACGACGGAAAAGCCCGAACCCATATGGAGCTATCTCGCCAGTGTCGGCGTCGCCGGAAAGCAGGTGGAGCCAAGCGAGCTGACCGACCTCTCCGTGTCCCTCCCGACGCCACCCGGCTGGTCGACGTACACCAACGAGAACATCACGCCAGAAACGGCGATGATCTCGAAGGGCGACGACTATCCGACGGCCATGCTGATGGTGTTCATGTTGCGCGGAGAATTCGATATTGCCGAAGCGATCAAACACGGCAACGCCGATGCCCAGCTGTCCAAGAACTTCAACCAGCTGGACGCCTCGACCGCCGACTTCAACGGCTTTCCGTCGGCGATGGTCGAAGGCAGTTACGACCTCGCCGGTAAGCGGTTGCATTCGTTCAACCGGATCGTCATCGCCACCAGCGCGCCGCCCGCCAACCAGCGATACCTGATCCAGCTCACCGTTACCAGCCTGGCCACCGAAGCCTATTCGCAGTCCGACGACATCGAGGCGATCATCGCCGGATTCAGCGTCTCCGCCAATCACTAA
- the arsC gene encoding arsenate reductase (glutaredoxin) (This arsenate reductase requires both glutathione and glutaredoxin to convert arsenate to arsenite, after which the efflux transporter formed by ArsA and ArsB can extrude the arsenite from the cell, providing resistance.), protein MPAGPSGAPHDAVIYHNPRCSTSRKTLDLLRDNGFDPTVIQYLKTPPTRSELATMIRDAGITARAAVRKREPLYDELNLATATDDEVLDAMAEHPILIERPFVVTPKGTRLARPVDTVREIL, encoded by the coding sequence ATGCCGGCCGGCCCGAGCGGCGCGCCGCACGACGCAGTCATCTACCACAACCCGCGCTGCAGCACGTCCCGGAAGACGCTGGATCTATTGCGGGACAATGGCTTTGATCCCACAGTAATCCAGTATCTCAAGACTCCGCCGACCCGGAGCGAGCTGGCCACCATGATTCGCGATGCCGGAATCACGGCACGCGCCGCGGTACGCAAACGCGAACCGTTGTATGACGAACTCAACCTCGCCACCGCGACCGATGACGAGGTGCTCGACGCCATGGCAGAACATCCCATCCTGATCGAACGGCCATTTGTCGTCACACCGAAAGGCACCCGGCTGGCCAGGCCGGTCGACACTGTCCGCGAGATTCTGTGA
- a CDS encoding redoxin domain-containing protein, whose protein sequence is MIASYLRSMGAVAVAALVLVACGSHSEPSAASPTASGVVGQGPMARTVPVQLQFTAKTLDGQDFRGESLLGRPAVLWFWAPWCPTCQGEAHGVSEVAVSHPTVTFVGVGGLDQVPAMREFVDRYSVNGFTQLADTDGSVWAKFGVTQQPAYAFVRSDGGIDVVKGRVSEADLTERVTALANQ, encoded by the coding sequence ATGATCGCGAGCTACCTGCGATCGATGGGCGCCGTCGCGGTTGCCGCGCTGGTGCTCGTCGCGTGCGGTTCGCACTCGGAGCCGTCAGCGGCGTCGCCGACCGCATCGGGGGTCGTCGGCCAAGGGCCTATGGCCCGAACGGTTCCCGTGCAGCTGCAGTTCACCGCCAAAACCCTTGATGGGCAAGATTTCCGCGGGGAAAGCTTGTTGGGCAGGCCGGCGGTGTTGTGGTTCTGGGCGCCGTGGTGCCCGACGTGTCAGGGCGAAGCGCACGGTGTCAGCGAGGTCGCGGTCTCGCACCCGACCGTGACTTTTGTCGGTGTCGGCGGGTTGGATCAGGTGCCGGCCATGCGCGAATTCGTCGACAGGTACTCGGTGAACGGATTTACCCAGTTGGCCGACACCGATGGGTCGGTCTGGGCGAAGTTCGGCGTCACGCAACAACCCGCGTATGCGTTCGTTCGGTCCGACGGCGGCATCGACGTCGTCAAAGGGCGGGTGTCGGAGGCGGACCTGACCGAGCGGGTAACCGCCCTAGCGAACCAGTGA
- a CDS encoding HAD family hydrolase — MVHRPHTVVFDVVETLMTLEPLRRRFVETGLPSSAVERWFDRMLRDGMALTLAGGYQPFPTVAESALRVIGGAHIGDDEVDYILGGLGSLPAQPDAEPAMRLLADAGLPMVCLTNGASEATAAFLDRTGLNRFVDRVISVAEVRMWKPGLAVYQHALSRIGRSGDDVALVAVHAFDCHGAHAAGLTTGWAARLEKHYPKIFTAADVIGADLVDVVTGLIALPDRRAAADDR, encoded by the coding sequence GTGGTTCATCGCCCGCACACCGTCGTCTTCGATGTCGTCGAGACGTTGATGACGTTGGAACCGTTGCGCCGGCGCTTTGTCGAGACGGGTTTGCCTTCCTCCGCGGTAGAGCGGTGGTTTGACCGGATGTTGCGCGACGGTATGGCGTTGACGCTTGCCGGTGGCTATCAGCCGTTCCCTACGGTGGCCGAGTCCGCGCTGCGTGTCATTGGCGGCGCTCATATCGGCGACGACGAGGTGGACTACATTCTCGGCGGCTTGGGGTCGCTGCCGGCTCAACCCGATGCCGAACCGGCGATGAGGCTCCTGGCAGATGCCGGGCTACCGATGGTATGCCTGACCAACGGGGCCAGCGAGGCCACCGCGGCATTCCTGGATCGCACCGGGCTCAACCGCTTCGTCGATCGGGTGATCAGCGTGGCCGAAGTACGGATGTGGAAGCCGGGGCTCGCCGTCTACCAGCACGCCCTGTCACGCATCGGCCGTTCGGGCGACGACGTGGCGTTGGTGGCTGTGCACGCCTTCGACTGCCACGGCGCACATGCGGCCGGGCTGACCACGGGCTGGGCCGCGCGATTGGAGAAGCACTACCCGAAGATCTTCACCGCTGCCGATGTGATCGGTGCCGATCTCGTCGACGTGGTCACTGGGTTGATCGCGCTGCCCGACCGTCGGGCGGCGGCAGATGATCGGTAA
- a CDS encoding cytochrome c biogenesis CcdA family protein codes for MIDTTAIGFALGAGLVAALNPCGFAFLPGYLSLVIAGGNEESSRAVVLARAGAATVAMSAGFVTVFGIFGVLISPLIASAQRYLPFATVIIGALLVTLGVWLLVGKSLTVMLPKAFVGTPTARLRSMYGYGVGYAIASLSCTIAPFLAVISMTFKRGSMFTGVVAFLAYATGMAITVGVAALVVALAGSAAAGGLRRILPHASRIAGAIVLLTGLYVVYYGYYEIRLFFTDASPDDPIVRTAGLVQGWLARHVDALGIWPMLGALVVLTAIAIGWGAVRRRGERSLPADDGAR; via the coding sequence GTGATCGACACCACCGCCATCGGATTCGCTCTCGGGGCGGGGTTGGTCGCAGCGCTGAATCCGTGCGGCTTTGCCTTTCTGCCGGGTTATCTGAGTTTGGTGATCGCGGGCGGCAACGAGGAGTCGTCACGCGCGGTGGTGCTGGCCCGTGCGGGAGCGGCAACCGTGGCCATGTCCGCCGGATTCGTCACGGTGTTCGGCATCTTCGGGGTGCTGATCTCGCCGTTGATCGCCTCCGCGCAGCGCTACCTGCCGTTCGCTACCGTGATCATCGGCGCACTGCTGGTGACGCTGGGGGTGTGGCTGTTGGTGGGAAAATCGCTCACCGTGATGCTGCCCAAGGCGTTTGTGGGTACGCCCACCGCGCGGCTGCGCTCGATGTACGGCTACGGCGTGGGCTACGCCATCGCCTCGCTGTCATGCACGATCGCGCCTTTTCTCGCCGTGATCAGCATGACGTTCAAACGGGGATCAATGTTCACCGGTGTCGTGGCCTTCCTTGCGTATGCCACCGGAATGGCCATCACCGTCGGGGTGGCCGCGCTGGTTGTTGCCCTTGCTGGCTCCGCTGCGGCGGGCGGCCTTCGCCGAATTCTCCCGCATGCCAGCAGGATCGCCGGCGCGATCGTCTTGTTGACCGGGCTGTACGTCGTGTATTACGGCTACTACGAAATCCGCCTGTTCTTCACCGACGCCAGCCCAGATGACCCGATCGTCAGGACCGCGGGGTTAGTGCAGGGTTGGCTCGCACGCCATGTCGACGCCCTAGGTATTTGGCCAATGCTTGGCGCGCTGGTTGTGCTGACTGCGATCGCGATCGGGTGGGGCGCAGTGCGCCGGCGCGGCGAGCGCTCGTTGCCGGCCGATGATGGCGCCCGCTGA
- a CDS encoding peroxiredoxin-like family protein, whose translation MATQLSSGAAVPVRRLETITGQSVEVPASTGRTHLQFRRFAGCPICHLHLRSFADRHPEVSDAGITEVVFFHSPVEELRGYHTLLPFAVIADPDRVHYREFGVETGLRAVADPRSWWAAMRGGTAMLHRNDPDRAGVTLGDGSTHLGLPADFLIDPDGTVVAVHYGRYADDQWSVAELLNIQRSLGSSR comes from the coding sequence ATGGCTACCCAATTGTCCAGCGGTGCAGCCGTTCCAGTACGGCGCCTCGAGACCATCACCGGCCAGTCGGTGGAGGTTCCTGCGTCGACCGGACGGACACATCTGCAGTTCCGGCGGTTCGCAGGCTGTCCGATCTGCCATCTGCATCTACGTAGTTTCGCCGACCGGCATCCAGAGGTTTCCGACGCCGGCATCACCGAGGTGGTGTTCTTCCACTCGCCGGTCGAGGAGCTGCGGGGCTATCACACCTTGCTGCCGTTCGCGGTGATCGCTGATCCCGACCGCGTGCACTACCGCGAATTCGGGGTCGAGACGGGATTGCGCGCGGTGGCCGATCCACGATCGTGGTGGGCCGCGATGCGCGGCGGGACGGCGATGTTGCATCGCAACGATCCCGACCGGGCCGGTGTCACGCTGGGCGATGGCAGCACACACTTGGGTTTGCCGGCCGACTTTCTGATCGATCCCGATGGAACGGTGGTGGCCGTGCACTATGGTCGTTACGCCGACGATCAATGGTCGGTAGCTGAACTGCTGAACATCCAGCGTTCGCTTGGTAGCTCTCGATGA